DNA from Variovorax sp. V213:
TACGTGAGCAAGGCCACCGGCATCCAGCTCGCCAAGGTGGCGGCACGCTGCATGGCCGGCCAGTCGCTCAAGTCGCAGGGCGTGACGAAGGAAGTCACGCCGCCGTACTTCAGCGTGAAAGAGGCGGTGTTCCCGTTCGTCAAGTTCCCGGGCGTGGACACCATCCTCGGCCCCGAGATGAAGTCGACCGGCGAAGTGATGGGCGTGGGCAAGACCTTCGGCGAGGCCTTCGTGAAGTCGCAGCTCGGTGCCGGCACGCACCTGCCGAAGTCGGGCAAGGTCTTCATCTCGGTGAAGAACAACGACAAGGCCCGTGCGGTCGAAGTGGCGCGCGGCCTGGTCAAGCTGGGCTTCGAGATCATCGCCACCAAGGGCACGGCCGCCGCCATCGGCGCCGCCGGCATCGAGTGCGCGACGGTGAACAAGGTGACCGAGGGGCGCCCGCACATCGTGGACATGATCAAGAACAACGAGATTGCGCTGGTCATCAACACGGTGGAAGAGCGCCGCAACGCGATCACCGATTCGCGCCAGATCCGCACCTCGGCGCTCCTGGCCCGCGTGACCACCTTCACCACGATCTTCGGCGCCGAAGCCGCGGTCGAGGGCATGGGCTTCATGGACGAGCTCGGCGTGATCTCGGTGCAGGAGATGCACGCGCAGCTGGCTGCCGCCTGAGCGCCATCATGGAAACCCAGCTGGTCGAACTGGACCTGGCCGACTGGAACGCGGCCACGCCCAACGAGGCGTGGATCGCGGCGCTCGAGGCCGGCAAGGTGCTGTACTTTCCGCGCCTGGGCTTCGAGCTGCTGCCGGAAGAGCGCAGCCTGCTGACGCCCAGCCTGCTGTCGCCTGACGTGCGCAACATCAGCCTCGATGCCAACGGCCGCCTCAAAGGGGTGGCTGGCGACGAGGCGGTGCAGCGTGCGGTGGCGGCGATGGTTGGGCGCTTTCGCGCACAGGCGCAGCAACTCATCCATGGCCTCCTGCCGCACTACACGCCGGCCTTGCGCCTGGCGCCGACCAGCTACAGGCCGGCGCAGGTCGAGACCCGCGTGCAGTCGTGGCGCGCAGACGACCGGCGGTTGCACGTTGATGCATTTCCGTCGCGCCCGAACTATGGCGAGCGCATCCTGCGCGTGTTCACCAACGTGAATCCCGACGGCGCGCCGCGCGTGTGGCGCGTGGGCGAGCCCTTCGAAGACATTGCCAAGCGCTTTTTGCCGCGGGCTAGGCCTTATGTGCGCTGGCAGGCGAGGGTGTTGCGCGCGCTGCGCGTCACCAAGTCACTGCGCAGCGAATACGACCACCTGATGCTGCAGCTGCACGACGGCATGAAGTCGGACATGGCCTACCAGGAAAGTTCGCCGCAGGAAACCGCCAAGTTCCCGCCCGGTTCGGTGTGGGTGTGCTTTTCCGACCAGACCTCGCACGCCGTCATGGCGGGCCAGTACATGCTCGAGCAGACCCTTCATCTGGCCGCGGCGAAGCAATACAATCCAGATTCGAGCCCGCTCGCCATCCTGAGCCGGCTGACCGGACGCACCCTCGTCTGATCCTTTCCCCCAATCGACCGCCGAACGGCAGCGTTCGGCGGTTTCGCTTTATGGAGAACCAAACATGGCCACCATCCCAATTACCAAGCGCGGTGCCGAAAAACTGCGCGCTGAATTGCATCGGCTCAAGACCGTGGACCGCCCCTGGGTCATCAACGCGATTTCCGAGGCCCGCGCGCAGGGCGACCTGAGCGAGAACGCCGAATACGAAGTCGCCAAGGACCGCCAGGGCTTCATCGAAGGCCGCATCCAGGAGGTGGAAGGCAAGCTCTCGGCCGCGCAGATCATCGACCCGGCCGAGCTCGACGCCGCCGGGAAGGTCGTGTTCGGTTCCACGGTGGAGCTCGAGGAAGAAGACTCGGGCGAGGCCGTGAAGTACCAGATCGTCGGCGAGGACGAAGCCGACCTGAAGCAGGGCCTCATCAACATCTCCAGCCCGATTGCGCGCGCGCTCATCGGCAAGGAAGAGGGCGACGTCGCCGAGGTGCAGGCCCCGGGCGGCCTCAAGCGCTACGAGATCGTCGCGGTCCGCTACCTCTGATCCGCGCCGGATGAAAGACCGCCTCGCGCTGCTGCTGGCCGCCTTCTGGTGGGGCAGCCTCACGACCATCGGTTTCCTGGTGGTGCCGATGCTCTTCGCGAAGCTCGGCAATCCCACGGTGGCGGGCAATTTCGCAGGGCAGCTGTTCGAGGCGCAGAGCTGGATCGCCATTGGCTGCGGCCTGCTCCTCCTGGTTCATTTCAGGACGAAGATGGACGACCGCATCGACAGCGCGTCGATGACCGCCATCTTCCTGATACTGGGCGCGTTGCTGCTGGCGCTGCTCCAGCAATACGCCGTGGCACCCCGCATCCTGGCGCGCGACAACCTCAAGCTGTGGCATGCCGTGGGAAGCGGGATGTACCTGGTTCAATGGCTGTGCGCCGGTGTGCTGCTCTGGCGCATGGGTGCCAGGGCGCCCACGGCGGGCTGAGTGCCGGCGGCCGGACTGGTGTTCCCGCCGCCTTCCGGTCACTCTTTCCAGAACTTCGCGACCCAGTTCGCAGGCCGGATATAGCGGAATGCGCGGTTGCGCCGGCCCGCCAGCGCGTCGGGCGGGTTGCATTCGCCATGGAACACCATGATGCGTGCGCCTTCGGGCACGAAGGGCTCTTCCCAGTAGTTGGTCGGCCACGTGGGAATGCCGTGGTATTTGAAGCTGGGGCACCAGGCCGCGGGCCAATAGGAGAGCTTGCCCTGCTTGTGCAGCATGTCGGACAGGTAGGCCTGCTCGTTGCGGTATTCGGCCTGCACCTTGTCCATGTTGTCGCGGAAATACGCCAGCACGTCGGCATGGGCGCCCAGCTCGAAGCGGTATACCGATGAGTTTCCCGTGATCCGCTCGCGGCGCCAGGGGCGCGCGTAGTCGTGGATGATCAGGAATTCGCCGGGTTGCTCGAAGAAGGCATCGAGGCTGCCGACGACGACCACGTCGACGTCCAGGAACAGGGCGGTGCCGCGCAGGCCGTGCAAGTCCTTTTCGAAGGTCGTGAGCTTCTTCCACGCGCCGTCGCGCTGGCCGGGCGCCAGTTGCAGGTTGAGCGGCGGGATCGGCAGGCAGGTCACTTCGGGGCGGATGCCGTTGCCGTCGTCTGTCAGGCATACGAACTTGAAGTCGCCGCTGAGATTGCGGCGCACCATCGCGTAGAGGCGGTTGACGTATTCGGGGCCGTATTTCGTGCCCCACTTCATGCAGAGAATGTGGCGCTGGGCGCCTTGCGCTGCCACCGAACTCAATCCGCCTGGTTGCGCTTCTTGGCCGAGAGCGGGCGCTTCGCCTTGGCGCGCTTGATGGTGCCGCCGGGGGTGAGGCGCTGGTTGCCGAGCACGCGCAGGGTCTTGATTTCGGGGCGCTGGCCTCCGCGCTTGCTGTACTTCAATACCTTGATGTCGCGCGGGCCCGGCATGCGGTCTTCATCGACCACACGCTCCTTTTCGGGCTTGGGGCGCCACAGCACCAGCAGCTTGCCGATGTGCTGGATGGGCGCCGCGTCGAGCTCCTCGGCCAGTTCGCGCAGCATGGCGTCGCGTGCCAGGCGGTCGTCGGAAAAGACACGGACCTTGATCAGGCCATGGGCCTTGAGCGCCGCGTCGGCTTCCTTTTTCACGGCAGGGGTGAGCCCGTCTCCACCGACCATGACGATCGGATCCAGGTGGTGAGCTTCGGCGCGGTGCACCTTGCGCTCGGCAGGGGTAAGTTGAATGGCGGGCATCCCCGTATTATCGAGGGTAGAAAGCAACCTCTCGAACCGCCGGGCCGCTTCAAGGCGAATACCGCAGCGCGAAGCACGAGAGGCTCCCCATGAGCACCAAGGCGAAAAGCAAAAAAGTCAACAAGGCGTGGCTGCACGACCACATCAACGACCCGTACGTCAAACTGGCCACGCGGGAGGGGTACCGCGCACGCGCCGCCTACAAGCTCAAGGAAATCGACGAATCGCTGGGCCTCGTCAAGCCGGGCCAGCTCGTGGTCGATCTGGGCTCCACGCCCGGAGCCTGGAGCCAGTACCTGCGGCGACGGATGTCTCCTGACGGCGCTGCGGCCGGCGAGCTGAACGGCACCATCATTGCGCTGGACATGCTGCCGATGGAACCGATCGAGGGGGTGACCTTCCTGCAGGGCGACTTCCGCGAGGCGGAACTCCTCGAACAGGTGCTGGGCGTGCTGGCGGGCCGAAAGGCCGACCTGGTGGTGTCCGACATGGCACCCAACCTCTCGGGCATCCATTCGGCCGACGCCGCACGCGTGGCCCACCTGATCGAGCTTGCAATCGACTTCGCCCAGCACCATCTGAAGCCGGAGGGAGCGCTGGTTGCCAAGCTTTTCCATGGCAGCGGCTATGACGAGCTGGTGAAGTTGTTCAAGGCGAATTTCCGCACCGTGAAGCCTTTCAAACCCAAGGCTTCGCGCGACAAATCGTCCGAAACCTTTCTCGTCGGCATGGGTCTGAAGGCCCAGGAAACGCCTTGATACCTTGACGCGACGGGCCCTAACACGGCGCCGTTGGGGCGCAAACCCTTGTCAGGCTATGGCTGCTTTAGGGAAATGCCCGCTTTTCGTAGCTTGAAAAGCCTAAAATGGGGCGCAATTGCGTATCCATAGCGCGTTCTTTTTCATAATCTTGTCACGCGCTTTCGACTGGAGCTTCGTTTGAACAATCAGTGGTTTTCCAAAGTTGCCGTATGGCTCGTCATTGCCATGGTGTTGTTCACTGTGTTCAAGCAGTTCGACACCCGCGGCGGCGTTGGCTCGGGGGCGGTAAGCTATTCGGAGTTCCTGGATCAGGTCCGGAACAACCAGATCAAGAGCGCCGTCATCCCTGAAGGCGCCGGCGGCGGAGAAATCGTGGCCGTCACCAACGACGATCGCAAGATCCGCACAACCGCCACCGTGCTCGACCGCGGCCTGGTGGGCGACCTGATCGACCACAACGTCAAGTTCGACGTCAAGCCGCGCGAAGAGGGCTCGCTCCTTATGACGCTGCTGGTGAGCTGGGGCCCGATGCTGCTCCTGATCGGCGTCTGGATCTACTTCATGCGCCAGATGCAGGGAGGCGGCAAAGGCGGGGCGTTCAGCTTCGGCAAGAGCAAGGCCCGCATGATGGACGAAAACAACAACACGGTCACTTTCGCCGACGTCGCGGGCTGCGACGAGGCCAAGGAAGAAGTCCGTGAAGTCGTCGATTTCCTGAAAGACCCGCAGCGCTTCCAGAAACTCGGCGGCCGCATTCCGCGCGGCCTGCTGCTGGTCGGCCCTCCGGGTACCGGCAAGACCTTGCTGGCCAAGTCGATTGCCGGCGAAGCCAAGGTCCCGTTCTTCTCGATTTCGGGTTCCGACTTCGTCGAGATGTTCGTCGGCGTGGGCGCAGCCCGCGTGCGCGACATGTTCGAGAACGCCAAGAAGAACGCTCCCTGCATCATCTTCATCGACGAAATCGATGCGGTGGGCCGCCAGCGCGGTGCCGGCCTGGGTGGCGGCAACGACGAGCGCGAACAGACCCTGAACCAGATGCTGGTCGAGATGGACGGTTTCGAAACCAACCTCGGCGTGATCGTGGTGGCTGCCACCAACCGACCCGACATCCTGGACGCCGCCTTGCTGCGCCCGGGCCGTTTCGACCGCCAGGTGTATGTCACGCTGCCCGACATCCGCGGCCGCGAGCAGATCCTCGGCGTCCACATGCGCAAGGTGCCCCTGGGCCAGGACGTGAACCCGAGCGTCATCGCGCGCGGCACGCCCGGCATGTCCGGCGCCGACCTGGCCAACCTCTGCAACGAAGCCGCCCTGATGGCCGCACGCCGCAATGCGCGCGTGGTCGAAATGCAGGACTTCGAGAAGGCCAAGGACAAGATCTTCATGGGCCCCGAGCGCAAGAGCATGGTCATGCCCGAGGAAGAGCGCCGCAACACGGCCTACCACGAGTCCGGCCACGCCCTCATCGGCAAGCTGCTGCCCAAGTGCGACCCGGTCCACAAGGTCACCATCATTCCGCGCGGCCGCGCCCTGGGCGTCACCATGAGCCTGCCGGCGCAGGACCGCTACAGCTACGACCGCGAGTACATGCTGAACCAGATCAGCATGCTGTTCGGCGGCCGCATCGCCGAAGAAGTGTTCATGCACCAGATGACCACCGGCGCCAGCAACGACTTCGAGCGCGCGACCTCCATCGCCCGCGACATGGTCACGCGCTACGGCATGACCGACGCGCTGGGCCCGATGGTCTACGCCGAGAACGAAGGCGAAGTGTTCCTCGGCCGCTCGGTCACCAAGACCACGAACATGAGCGAGCAGACCATGGAAAAGGTCGACGCCGAAGTACGCCGCATCATCGACGAGCAGTACGCCCTGGCGCGCCGCCTCATCGAGGAAAACAGCGACAAGATGCACGCCATGGCCAAGGCCCTGCTCGAATGGGAAACCATCGACACCGAGCAGCTCGACGACATCATGGCCGGCCGCGCCCCGCGTCCGCCCAAGGACTGGACGCCACGCATCCCGCCGTCGGGCAGTGGCGGCAGCGGCGGCACGCCAGCCGTCAATCCGGATCCGGCACCCACAGTTGCCTGAAGTGCATCCGGCGTCAAACAGCAACGGGGCCCTGGGCCCCGTTTTCGATGAAGGTGCCGCCGCATGACGATGCCTTCCGCACCGGTCTGGCAGACCGCGCGTTTTGCAATCGATCTCGCGCAGCCGCGCGTGATGGGCATCGTCAATGTCACCCCCGATTCCTTCTCCGACGGCGGAGCGCATGCTTCCACCGAGGCCGCGCTGCGCCATTGCGAGCAGCTGCTGAAAGAGGGCGCCGACATCCTCGACATCGGCGGCGAATCGACCCGCCCGGGCAGCCCGGCCGTGCCGCTCGACGCCGAGCTGGCGCGCGTGCTGCCCGTGGTCCGGGAGGCGGTCAAGTTGAACGTGCCCGTGTCCGTCGATACCTACAAGCCGGAAGTCATGCGCGCGGTGTTCGAACTGGGCGCCGATATCGTCAACGACGTCTGGGCGCTGCGGCAGCCCGGTGCACGCGAAGCCGTGGCTGCGCATCCCTCGTGCGGCGTCTGCCTGATGCACATGCACCGGGACCCGCAAACCATGCAGGCGGCGCCGATGCAGGGCGACGTGGTGCCCGCGGTGCTGTCGTTCTGGGCGAAGCAGTTGGCGCAGTTGCAGGCGCTGAAGATCGATCCCTCGCGGATCACGCTCGACCCTGGCATCGGCTTCGGCAAGACCGTGGCGCAGAATTTTGCCCTGCTGGCGCGCCAGCGCGAATTGCTCGGAGCCGGCTTTCCGCTGCTGCTGGGCTGGTCCCGCAAGTCTTCGATCGGCGCCGTGAGCGGCATCGAGATTGCCAGCGGACGCATCGTGCCCAGCGTGGTGGCGGCGGTGCTCGCGGTAGAGCGGGGCGCGGCCGTCGTGCGGGTGCACGATGTGCGCGACACCGTGTCGGCACTCGCCGTGTGGCGCGCCATGAAGGCCGAAGAGCCGCATCCTGATTTGCAAGTTTCACAAGATCAACAACAAGAGGAGAACCCGTGACCCGAAGATACTTTGGCACCGACGGCATCCGCGGTACGGTCGGCCAGTCGCCCATCACCCCCGATTTCGTGCTGCGCCTCGCGCATGCCGTGGGCCGCGTGCTCAAGAGGAGCCAGTCGCGCCCCACGGTGCTGATCGGCAAGGACACCCGCATCTCCGGATACATGCTCGAAAGCGCGCTCGAGTCGGGCTTCAATTCCGCGGGCGTCGACGTGGTGTTGCTGGGCCCGCTGCCGACCCCCGGCGTGGCGTACCTGACGCGCGCGCAGCGTGCGAGCCTGGGCGTGGTGATCAGCGCCAGCCACAACGCCTACCCGGACAACGGCATCAAGTTTTTCAGCGCACAGGGAACCAAGCTCGACGACGAGTGGGAGCTCGCAGTGGAGGCCGCGCTCGAGGAGGCTCCCGTGTGGGCGGCCTCGGCCGAACTCGGCAAGGCCCGCCGCCTCAACGACGCGCCGGGCCGCTACATCGAGTTCTGCAAGAGCACTTTCGCCAACGACCTGACGCTGCGCGACATGAAGCTGGTGATCGATGCGGCCCACGGTGCGGCCTACCAGGTGGCGCCGAACGTGTTCCACGAACTGGGGGCCGAGGTCACCAGCATCGGCTGTACGCCCGACGGGCTCAACATCAACAAGGGCTTTGGCGCCACGCATCCCGCTGCGCTGGTGGCGGCCGTGACGGCGCAGAAGGCCGACTACGGCATTGCGCTCGACGGCGACGCCGACCGCCTGCAGCTCGTCGACGCGAGCGGGCGCCTCTTCAACGGCGACGAACTGCTCTATCTGATGGTGGCCGAGCGGATCGCGCGCGGCGAAAAGCCCGTGGGCGTGGTTGGCACGCTGATGACCAACAAGGCCGTCGAGGTGGCGCTGCGCGGGCAGGACATCGAGTTCGTTCGTGCCAAGGTGGGCGACCGCTACGTGCTCGAAGAACTCGACAAGCGCGGCTGGCTCCTGGGCGGTGAGGGCTCGGGCCATCTGCTGGTGCTCGACCGCCACACCACGGGGGACGGCATCGTGAGCGCGCTGCAGGTGCTGCAGGCCTGCGTGCGCAGCGGCAAGACCGTGGCCCAGCTGCTTGCGGATCTCACGCTGTTTCCCCAGGTCCTGATCAATGTCCGCCTGACGCCGGGCCAGGACTGGAAGAACAACGATGCGCTGGCCAGCGAAACCCAGCGCATCGAAGCCGAGCTTGGCGACGGCGGCCGCGTGCTGATTCGTGCGAGCGGCACCGAGCCGCTGGTGCGCGTCATGGTCGAGGCGCGCGACGCGAAGCAGGCCGAGTCTTGCGCCAAACGCCTGGCGGCAACCCTCGAGCCCGCGCGGTGACGGCCATCGAAGTCGTTCTGGCGGACTACCGCAATGCCGCGCATGCGGCCGCGCTGGTCGACCTGCTCGACGCCTATGCGCGCGATCCCGCCGGCGGCGGCACGCCGCTCGACAGCAGCGTGCGCGCCGGCCTGCCCGCGGCACTGGCCGCGCGGCCGCAAGCCTTCAGCGTGCTGGCGTACGACGGCGCACAGCCCGTCGGTCTCGTCAACTGCATCGAAGGCTTCTCGACTTTTGCCTGCCGGCCGCTGGTCAATGTGCACGACGTGGTCGTCCTGTCCAGCCATCGCGGCCAGCGCGTTGCGCAGCGCATGTTCGCGCAGGTGGAGCAGGAGGCGAGGGCACGTGGCGCCTGCAAGCTCACGCTCGAAGTGCTCTCCGGCAATGCGCCTGCGCTGCGCAGCTACGAGCGCGAAGGATTCATCGGCTATCAGCTCGATCCGGCATTCGGGCACGCCGTGTTTTTGCAGAAGAAGCTCTGAACGTAAAAAGGGCCGAGGCGCATCGATCGCCGTCGGCCCTCACCCCAACCCTCTCCCGGAGGGAGAGGGGGCAAGACAAATCAGAAGCGCGTGACCGGCATTTCGGCATCGGCCTTGTTCGGCGAATACTTGCCCAGCTCCCACTTGGCAATCGCGTTGCGGTGCACTTCGTCCGGGCCGTCCGCAAAACGAAGCGTGCGCGCACCGGCGTAGGCATAGGCCAGCGGAAAGTCGTCGCTCATGCCGCCGCCGCCATGCACCTGCATGGCCCAGTCGATCACTTGGCAGGCCATGCTCGGCGCGACCACCTTGATCATCGCGATCTCGTTCTTCGCGACCTTGTTGCCGGCCACGTCCATCAGCCATGCGGCCTTGAGCGTGAGCAGGCGGGCCATGTCGATCTTGCAGCGCGCTTCGGCGATGCGTTCCTGCGTCACGGTCTGGGACGCAACCGTCTTGCCGAAGGCCACGCGCGAGGAGGCACGCCGGCACATGAGCTCGAGCGCACGCTCGGCCAGGCCGATGAGGCGCATGCAGTGGTGAATGCGTCCCGGGCCGAGGCGGCCCTGGGCGATCTCGAAGCCGCGGCCTTCGCCGAGCAGCATGTTGTCGACAGGCACGCGCACGTTCTCGAAGTACATCTCGACGTGGCCGTGCGGCGCGTCGTCGTAGCCCATCACGTTGAGCGGGCGCACGATGCGGATGCCTTTGGCTTCAGCCGGCACGATGATCATGCTCTGCTGCGAATGCCTGGGCGCGTCAGGGTCGCTCTTGCCCATGGTGATGAACACGGCGCAGCGCGGGTCGGCAGCGCCCGAAATCCACCACTTGTGGCCGTTGATCACGTACTCGTCGCCCTGGCGTTCGATGCGGGTCGAGATGTTGGTGGCGTCGCTCGATGCGACGTCCGGCTCGGTCATCGCGAAGGCCGATCGGATCTGGCCTTCGAGCAGTGGCTTGAGCCAGCGTGCCTTGATGGCTTCGGAGCCATAGCGGGCAATGGTCTCCATGTTGCCGGTGTCCGGCGCCGAGCAGTTGAAGGCTTCCGAAGCCCATGGCACCCGGCCCATGAT
Protein-coding regions in this window:
- a CDS encoding Kdo hydroxylase family protein; its protein translation is METQLVELDLADWNAATPNEAWIAALEAGKVLYFPRLGFELLPEERSLLTPSLLSPDVRNISLDANGRLKGVAGDEAVQRAVAAMVGRFRAQAQQLIHGLLPHYTPALRLAPTSYRPAQVETRVQSWRADDRRLHVDAFPSRPNYGERILRVFTNVNPDGAPRVWRVGEPFEDIAKRFLPRARPYVRWQARVLRALRVTKSLRSEYDHLMLQLHDGMKSDMAYQESSPQETAKFPPGSVWVCFSDQTSHAVMAGQYMLEQTLHLAAAKQYNPDSSPLAILSRLTGRTLV
- the greA gene encoding transcription elongation factor GreA, which codes for MATIPITKRGAEKLRAELHRLKTVDRPWVINAISEARAQGDLSENAEYEVAKDRQGFIEGRIQEVEGKLSAAQIIDPAELDAAGKVVFGSTVELEEEDSGEAVKYQIVGEDEADLKQGLINISSPIARALIGKEEGDVAEVQAPGGLKRYEIVAVRYL
- a CDS encoding DUF4149 domain-containing protein, with protein sequence MKDRLALLLAAFWWGSLTTIGFLVVPMLFAKLGNPTVAGNFAGQLFEAQSWIAIGCGLLLLVHFRTKMDDRIDSASMTAIFLILGALLLALLQQYAVAPRILARDNLKLWHAVGSGMYLVQWLCAGVLLWRMGARAPTAG
- a CDS encoding glycosyltransferase is translated as MKWGTKYGPEYVNRLYAMVRRNLSGDFKFVCLTDDGNGIRPEVTCLPIPPLNLQLAPGQRDGAWKKLTTFEKDLHGLRGTALFLDVDVVVVGSLDAFFEQPGEFLIIHDYARPWRRERITGNSSVYRFELGAHADVLAYFRDNMDKVQAEYRNEQAYLSDMLHKQGKLSYWPAAWCPSFKYHGIPTWPTNYWEEPFVPEGARIMVFHGECNPPDALAGRRNRAFRYIRPANWVAKFWKE
- a CDS encoding YhbY family RNA-binding protein, whose protein sequence is MPAIQLTPAERKVHRAEAHHLDPIVMVGGDGLTPAVKKEADAALKAHGLIKVRVFSDDRLARDAMLRELAEELDAAPIQHIGKLLVLWRPKPEKERVVDEDRMPGPRDIKVLKYSKRGGQRPEIKTLRVLGNQRLTPGGTIKRAKAKRPLSAKKRNQAD
- a CDS encoding RlmE family RNA methyltransferase, translated to MSTKAKSKKVNKAWLHDHINDPYVKLATREGYRARAAYKLKEIDESLGLVKPGQLVVDLGSTPGAWSQYLRRRMSPDGAAAGELNGTIIALDMLPMEPIEGVTFLQGDFREAELLEQVLGVLAGRKADLVVSDMAPNLSGIHSADAARVAHLIELAIDFAQHHLKPEGALVAKLFHGSGYDELVKLFKANFRTVKPFKPKASRDKSSETFLVGMGLKAQETP
- the ftsH gene encoding ATP-dependent zinc metalloprotease FtsH — translated: MNNQWFSKVAVWLVIAMVLFTVFKQFDTRGGVGSGAVSYSEFLDQVRNNQIKSAVIPEGAGGGEIVAVTNDDRKIRTTATVLDRGLVGDLIDHNVKFDVKPREEGSLLMTLLVSWGPMLLLIGVWIYFMRQMQGGGKGGAFSFGKSKARMMDENNNTVTFADVAGCDEAKEEVREVVDFLKDPQRFQKLGGRIPRGLLLVGPPGTGKTLLAKSIAGEAKVPFFSISGSDFVEMFVGVGAARVRDMFENAKKNAPCIIFIDEIDAVGRQRGAGLGGGNDEREQTLNQMLVEMDGFETNLGVIVVAATNRPDILDAALLRPGRFDRQVYVTLPDIRGREQILGVHMRKVPLGQDVNPSVIARGTPGMSGADLANLCNEAALMAARRNARVVEMQDFEKAKDKIFMGPERKSMVMPEEERRNTAYHESGHALIGKLLPKCDPVHKVTIIPRGRALGVTMSLPAQDRYSYDREYMLNQISMLFGGRIAEEVFMHQMTTGASNDFERATSIARDMVTRYGMTDALGPMVYAENEGEVFLGRSVTKTTNMSEQTMEKVDAEVRRIIDEQYALARRLIEENSDKMHAMAKALLEWETIDTEQLDDIMAGRAPRPPKDWTPRIPPSGSGGSGGTPAVNPDPAPTVA
- the folP gene encoding dihydropteroate synthase — encoded protein: MTMPSAPVWQTARFAIDLAQPRVMGIVNVTPDSFSDGGAHASTEAALRHCEQLLKEGADILDIGGESTRPGSPAVPLDAELARVLPVVREAVKLNVPVSVDTYKPEVMRAVFELGADIVNDVWALRQPGAREAVAAHPSCGVCLMHMHRDPQTMQAAPMQGDVVPAVLSFWAKQLAQLQALKIDPSRITLDPGIGFGKTVAQNFALLARQRELLGAGFPLLLGWSRKSSIGAVSGIEIASGRIVPSVVAAVLAVERGAAVVRVHDVRDTVSALAVWRAMKAEEPHPDLQVSQDQQQEENP
- the glmM gene encoding phosphoglucosamine mutase; this encodes MTRRYFGTDGIRGTVGQSPITPDFVLRLAHAVGRVLKRSQSRPTVLIGKDTRISGYMLESALESGFNSAGVDVVLLGPLPTPGVAYLTRAQRASLGVVISASHNAYPDNGIKFFSAQGTKLDDEWELAVEAALEEAPVWAASAELGKARRLNDAPGRYIEFCKSTFANDLTLRDMKLVIDAAHGAAYQVAPNVFHELGAEVTSIGCTPDGLNINKGFGATHPAALVAAVTAQKADYGIALDGDADRLQLVDASGRLFNGDELLYLMVAERIARGEKPVGVVGTLMTNKAVEVALRGQDIEFVRAKVGDRYVLEELDKRGWLLGGEGSGHLLVLDRHTTGDGIVSALQVLQACVRSGKTVAQLLADLTLFPQVLINVRLTPGQDWKNNDALASETQRIEAELGDGGRVLIRASGTEPLVRVMVEARDAKQAESCAKRLAATLEPAR
- a CDS encoding GNAT family N-acetyltransferase: MTAIEVVLADYRNAAHAAALVDLLDAYARDPAGGGTPLDSSVRAGLPAALAARPQAFSVLAYDGAQPVGLVNCIEGFSTFACRPLVNVHDVVVLSSHRGQRVAQRMFAQVEQEARARGACKLTLEVLSGNAPALRSYEREGFIGYQLDPAFGHAVFLQKKL
- a CDS encoding acyl-CoA dehydrogenase family protein, encoding MDFEYSAKTKELQKRVSAFMDAHIYPAEAEYSAELAANTAAGKRWTALKTVEKVKEKAKAEGLWNLFLPVDSAAASGYEGAGLTNQEYAPLAEIMGRVPWASEAFNCSAPDTGNMETIARYGSEAIKARWLKPLLEGQIRSAFAMTEPDVASSDATNISTRIERQGDEYVINGHKWWISGAADPRCAVFITMGKSDPDAPRHSQQSMIIVPAEAKGIRIVRPLNVMGYDDAPHGHVEMYFENVRVPVDNMLLGEGRGFEIAQGRLGPGRIHHCMRLIGLAERALELMCRRASSRVAFGKTVASQTVTQERIAEARCKIDMARLLTLKAAWLMDVAGNKVAKNEIAMIKVVAPSMACQVIDWAMQVHGGGGMSDDFPLAYAYAGARTLRFADGPDEVHRNAIAKWELGKYSPNKADAEMPVTRF